In one window of Eggerthella guodeyinii DNA:
- the glp gene encoding gephyrin-like molybdotransferase Glp has protein sequence MPEMISLEEARALVLSHVAPLPVETAPVLEAVGRVAAADLKSDIDISPFAHSAMDGFAVRAAELAGASPETPVELDVVAEIAAGDVYEGPIAAGQCVRIMTGAPMPDDADSVVKYEIVDVVTGDGKPGSRVAFAAPVDECSNVREAGEEAKADEVVVSQGEVIGSAGVGFLAGCGIVEVPTHRRPRVAVISIGSELVDPTEVPTPGKIRNSNSYALAACAQAAGAVPTILPIVEDTKEALAAAVSTAVDQYDFVVTSGGASNGDFDFIKPVVSELGDLLMTTVNMRPGKAQTFGIVRGTPVFGLPGNPAAAYVGFEMIIRPALRKMQGYAHFERPSVMAKLSRDVKKKDPRRIFLRGTLYKDEGGDYVVAPAKNQSSGLFGVIQRSNCMAILPEGLDSRTAGSPVQCVLLDVSEEVSL, from the coding sequence ATGCCAGAAATGATCTCACTTGAAGAGGCCCGCGCGCTCGTATTGTCGCACGTGGCTCCCTTGCCGGTGGAAACCGCGCCCGTGCTGGAAGCGGTCGGCCGCGTGGCTGCCGCCGATTTGAAAAGCGATATCGACATCTCGCCGTTCGCCCACTCGGCGATGGACGGGTTCGCGGTGCGCGCGGCCGAGCTGGCCGGGGCGTCGCCGGAGACGCCCGTGGAGCTGGACGTCGTCGCCGAGATCGCGGCCGGCGACGTGTACGAGGGGCCCATCGCGGCGGGCCAGTGCGTGCGCATCATGACCGGCGCGCCGATGCCCGACGACGCGGACTCCGTGGTGAAGTACGAGATCGTCGACGTGGTGACCGGCGATGGCAAGCCCGGCAGCCGCGTGGCGTTCGCCGCGCCTGTCGACGAGTGCTCCAACGTGCGCGAGGCGGGAGAAGAGGCGAAGGCCGACGAAGTGGTGGTGTCGCAGGGCGAGGTCATCGGCTCGGCCGGCGTCGGGTTCCTCGCGGGCTGCGGCATCGTGGAGGTGCCGACGCACCGCCGCCCGCGCGTGGCCGTCATCTCCATCGGCTCCGAGCTGGTGGACCCCACCGAGGTGCCTACGCCCGGCAAGATCCGCAACTCGAACAGCTATGCGCTGGCCGCATGCGCGCAAGCCGCCGGTGCGGTGCCCACCATCCTTCCCATCGTGGAGGATACGAAGGAGGCTCTCGCGGCGGCCGTGTCCACGGCGGTGGACCAGTACGACTTCGTCGTGACGAGCGGCGGGGCGTCGAACGGCGATTTCGATTTCATCAAGCCCGTGGTGTCCGAGTTGGGCGATCTGCTGATGACCACGGTGAACATGCGTCCCGGCAAGGCACAGACGTTCGGCATCGTGCGCGGCACGCCCGTGTTCGGCCTGCCCGGCAACCCGGCGGCGGCCTACGTGGGCTTCGAGATGATCATCCGCCCGGCGCTGCGCAAGATGCAGGGATACGCGCACTTCGAGCGCCCGTCCGTGATGGCGAAGCTGTCGCGCGACGTGAAGAAGAAGGACCCGCGCCGCATCTTCCTGCGCGGAACGTTGTACAAGGACGAGGGCGGCGACTACGTGGTGGCGCCGGCGAAGAACCAGAGCTCGGGCCTGTTCGGCGTCATCCAGCGCAGCAACTGCATGGCCATCCTGCCGGAGGGTCTCGACTCCCGCACTGCCGGCTCGCCCGTCCAGTGCGTCCTGCTCGACGTTTCCGAAGAGGTGAGTTTGTAG
- a CDS encoding gamma carbonic anhydrase family protein, producing the protein MTAAEKPLYHRVKAHPTARISPAASLVGDVTLGRDVTVFAGAHLRGDLEPVVVGDESNLQEGVLVHVSSGDAAIIGRHCTVGHGAIIHGCEIGDNVLVGMGAIVMSGAKIGDECVVAAGALVPEHREFPPRSLIMGMPARVSRTLSDEEVALMCTEAGDEYVEVGAEMLAQGALEHPAPDMDMQVGA; encoded by the coding sequence ATGACCGCAGCAGAAAAACCGCTTTACCATCGCGTGAAAGCCCACCCCACCGCACGCATCTCCCCCGCCGCGAGCCTGGTCGGCGACGTGACCCTCGGTCGCGATGTCACCGTATTCGCCGGCGCGCACCTGCGCGGCGACCTGGAGCCCGTCGTGGTGGGCGACGAATCGAACCTTCAGGAAGGGGTGCTCGTTCACGTGTCGTCGGGCGACGCCGCCATCATCGGCCGCCACTGCACGGTCGGGCACGGTGCCATCATCCACGGATGCGAGATCGGCGACAACGTGCTGGTGGGAATGGGCGCCATCGTCATGAGCGGCGCGAAGATCGGCGACGAGTGCGTGGTGGCTGCGGGCGCGCTCGTGCCCGAGCATCGCGAGTTCCCGCCGAGGAGCCTGATCATGGGCATGCCCGCGCGCGTGTCGCGCACGCTGTCCGACGAGGAGGTGGCGCTCATGTGCACCGAAGCCGGAGACGAGTACGTGGAAGTGGGCGCCGAGATGCTGGCCCAGGGCGCGCTCGAGCACCCCGCCCCCGACATGGACATGCAGGTGGGCGCGTAG
- the eno gene encoding phosphopyruvate hydratase: MSVIIDVFGREVLDSRGNPTVEVEVVLEDGAFGRAAVPSGASTGAFEAVELRDCDKGRYLGKGTLDAVAHVNEEIAEALIGVEADDQRFIDDIMLQVDGTDNKGALGANAILGASLACAKAAAESAELPLYKYVGGVNAHLLPTPMMNILNGGVHADNNVDFQEFMIMPVGASSFAEALRWCAEIYHTLKKVLHDAGLGGGVGDEGGFAPNFKTNEEPLEYVTKACEAAGYKPGVDIMFAMDPASTEFYNAETGKYVLAGEGRELTSAEMVDYWEALVEKYPIISLEDGMAEEDWDGWKALTDRIGDRVQLVGDDLFVTNSKRLAKGIEMGCANAILIKVNQIGSLTETLEAIEMAKQAGYACVMSHRSGETEDTTIADLAVAVNTGQIKTGAPCRSDRVAKYNQLLRIEEELDTAAQYAGMNAFYNINR; the protein is encoded by the coding sequence ATGAGCGTCATCATCGATGTGTTCGGTCGCGAGGTTCTCGACTCGCGCGGCAACCCGACCGTGGAAGTGGAAGTCGTGCTGGAAGACGGCGCGTTCGGCCGTGCCGCCGTGCCGTCGGGCGCTTCGACGGGTGCGTTCGAAGCCGTCGAGCTGCGCGACTGCGACAAGGGTCGCTACCTCGGCAAGGGCACGCTCGACGCGGTCGCCCACGTGAACGAGGAGATCGCCGAGGCGCTCATCGGCGTCGAGGCCGACGACCAGCGCTTCATCGACGACATCATGCTGCAGGTGGACGGCACCGACAACAAGGGCGCGCTGGGCGCGAACGCCATCCTGGGCGCGTCGCTGGCCTGCGCCAAGGCCGCTGCCGAGTCGGCCGAGCTGCCGCTGTACAAGTACGTCGGCGGCGTGAACGCGCACCTGCTGCCCACGCCTATGATGAACATCCTCAACGGCGGCGTGCATGCCGACAACAACGTGGACTTCCAGGAGTTCATGATCATGCCGGTGGGCGCCAGCTCGTTCGCCGAGGCGCTGCGCTGGTGCGCCGAGATCTACCACACGCTGAAGAAGGTGCTGCACGACGCGGGCCTCGGCGGCGGCGTGGGCGACGAGGGCGGCTTCGCCCCCAACTTCAAGACGAACGAGGAGCCGCTCGAGTACGTCACGAAGGCGTGCGAGGCTGCCGGCTACAAGCCCGGCGTGGACATCATGTTCGCCATGGACCCGGCTTCCACCGAGTTCTACAACGCCGAGACGGGCAAGTACGTGCTGGCGGGCGAGGGTCGCGAGCTGACGAGCGCCGAGATGGTGGACTACTGGGAAGCGCTCGTGGAGAAGTACCCGATCATCTCCCTGGAAGACGGCATGGCCGAGGAGGACTGGGACGGATGGAAGGCGCTCACCGATCGCATCGGCGACCGCGTGCAGCTCGTAGGCGACGACCTGTTCGTCACGAACTCCAAGCGTCTGGCCAAGGGCATCGAGATGGGCTGCGCGAACGCCATCCTCATCAAGGTGAACCAGATCGGCAGCCTCACCGAGACGCTCGAGGCCATCGAGATGGCAAAGCAGGCCGGCTATGCCTGCGTTATGAGCCATCGCTCCGGCGAGACCGAGGACACCACGATCGCCGACCTGGCCGTGGCCGTGAACACGGGCCAGATCAAGACGGGCGCGCCGTGCCGCTCCGACCGCGTGGCGAAGTACAACCAGCTGCTCCGCATCGAGGAAGAGCTGGATACCGCCGCCCAGTACGCCGGCATGAACGCGTTCTACAACATCAACCGCTAG
- a CDS encoding LuxR C-terminal-related transcriptional regulator, protein MPNEHVRNLFNAPSERRGVVAGVCQSAAGRGRIALTSACYTVWLIACCLGPAVSVPLGGGAAAAVPAWTGPLLAMAVASTVIAVWFKRTRRVPDGPSWLVALASIMTLAAALHLVWAFDRSLPSAADAALYALMSVLAGIGAALFRVEIDRVFGWIGTQQTLYQGMLGTLAALVLTTAGFAGGDDATGAPLALSGIALVLPFAAMLLLRRVVGSFPRMRYFQHGRDVPLPFPAKFVATSAVQGVAAGVLYMSLFLFGVPASGSSNTAVGQLIAVVLLFATLVFLRLDFNRFIYKVAFSFVAVGFLLLAALPSAPQVGFVVLAAGFCYLDLVLWSLGACLMKNMGLPATWVASCPGAALFFGVLVGGAVTHAALGGRPLEDAAMLASFAACFLFACALFLSSGSNLKYGWGTVLPGEGSLEAGDLAGVVRFVATERAVTQRETEVMLLLAQGKSRRAICEELTVSPDTVKTHVRAIYRKLDVHSQQELIDRIVAEREHLVDDADEVALG, encoded by the coding sequence ATGCCGAACGAACACGTGCGCAATCTGTTCAACGCGCCGAGCGAGCGGCGCGGCGTCGTCGCGGGCGTCTGCCAGTCGGCGGCGGGGCGCGGGCGCATCGCGCTGACGAGCGCCTGCTACACGGTATGGCTGATCGCATGCTGCCTGGGGCCTGCGGTGTCGGTGCCGCTCGGCGGCGGCGCGGCGGCGGCCGTGCCGGCATGGACGGGCCCGCTGCTGGCCATGGCCGTGGCCAGCACGGTGATCGCCGTCTGGTTCAAACGCACGCGTCGCGTGCCGGACGGCCCGTCGTGGCTGGTGGCGCTCGCGTCGATCATGACGCTGGCCGCGGCGCTCCATCTGGTGTGGGCGTTCGACCGCTCGCTGCCGAGCGCTGCGGATGCCGCCCTGTACGCGCTGATGAGCGTGCTGGCGGGCATCGGGGCGGCGCTGTTCCGCGTGGAGATCGACCGCGTGTTCGGATGGATCGGCACGCAGCAAACGCTGTACCAGGGCATGCTGGGCACGCTGGCGGCCCTCGTGCTGACGACGGCGGGGTTCGCCGGCGGCGACGACGCGACGGGGGCGCCGCTCGCGCTGTCCGGCATCGCGCTCGTGCTGCCGTTCGCGGCGATGCTGCTGCTGCGTCGCGTCGTGGGCAGCTTCCCGCGCATGCGCTACTTCCAGCACGGACGCGACGTGCCGCTGCCGTTCCCCGCCAAGTTCGTGGCGACGTCGGCGGTGCAGGGCGTTGCGGCGGGCGTGCTGTACATGAGCCTGTTCCTGTTCGGCGTGCCCGCTTCCGGGTCGTCGAACACGGCCGTCGGGCAGCTGATCGCGGTGGTGCTGCTGTTCGCGACGCTTGTGTTCTTGCGGTTGGACTTCAACCGGTTCATCTACAAGGTGGCGTTCTCGTTCGTGGCCGTCGGGTTTCTGCTGCTGGCAGCGCTGCCGAGCGCGCCGCAGGTGGGCTTCGTGGTGCTGGCTGCCGGGTTCTGCTACCTCGACCTCGTGCTGTGGAGCCTAGGCGCCTGCCTCATGAAGAACATGGGGCTGCCCGCCACGTGGGTTGCCAGCTGCCCGGGCGCGGCGCTGTTCTTCGGCGTGCTCGTGGGCGGGGCGGTGACGCACGCAGCCCTGGGCGGGCGTCCGCTCGAGGATGCGGCGATGCTCGCCAGCTTCGCCGCGTGCTTCCTGTTCGCCTGCGCGCTGTTCCTGTCGAGCGGCAGCAACTTGAAGTACGGCTGGGGCACCGTGCTGCCGGGCGAAGGGAGCCTCGAAGCGGGCGACCTTGCGGGCGTCGTGCGGTTCGTGGCCACGGAACGCGCGGTGACGCAGCGGGAGACCGAGGTCATGCTGCTGTTGGCGCAGGGTAAGTCGCGCCGCGCCATCTGCGAGGAGCTCACCGTGTCGCCCGACACGGTGAAGACCCACGTGCGCGCCATCTACCGCAAGTTGGACGTGCATTCCCAGCAAGAGCTCATCGACCGCATCGTGGCCGAGCGCGAGCACCTCGTCGACGACGCCGACGAGGTGGCGCTGGGGTAG
- a CDS encoding FAD-dependent oxidoreductase — protein sequence MTQEAIPSMDRRSFLKGAFVTGAAATAAVTGAGALVGCAAQPKEGTAGASKASAKDATGTYDFETAPEPIADGDIKETVEADVVIVGAGFSGLCCALSAAENGLNVVLLERMDHVVGRGGSIYAMNSKLTKEKGYECSVEEIAQRYKRMMGYHSYRVDGRKWMTHFNRSGEAMDWLIDRMTTASSVGGSDLTPVMEHWYEDPENINGEFPGTHEFLDGPNGKGPDDNPQQDVCDNMAAYCAKEGVDIRYQTEAKQLVKDGEKVVGVVAKTGDGYARFNAKKGVVMATGDFGQDKEMLEKLIPWAAHQTDFGGIWDGSGHKMAYWAGAAVDKNETPTPMIFCFQWRSITRQVRAFQGLMVNSDGRRYTNEDNVISHGALALTHEKGHYAYAIWDDDYANEPQWQNHRYVDGPKVFETPEDVRAYWQTTIDGPGTINMNGSGDIEVKMIKADTIEKLVEELGLPKDEALKTIEAYNGYCDKGVDEEFGKRKELLLPVKNGPFYGIKCTPWFLTTTGGIRCNDDMQVMNEDNEVIEGLYCLGSTVGDMYCNCYSTHFPGHNLGGTCLTFGYVTGRKLAGAE from the coding sequence ATGACGCAAGAAGCCATCCCCAGCATGGATCGACGCAGCTTCCTGAAGGGAGCCTTCGTCACAGGCGCGGCGGCAACCGCCGCCGTCACGGGCGCGGGCGCGCTCGTCGGATGCGCGGCCCAGCCGAAAGAAGGCACGGCCGGCGCTTCCAAGGCCAGCGCGAAGGACGCGACGGGCACCTACGACTTCGAAACCGCGCCCGAGCCCATCGCCGACGGCGACATCAAAGAGACGGTCGAAGCCGACGTCGTGATCGTGGGCGCGGGCTTCTCGGGCCTGTGCTGCGCGCTGTCGGCCGCCGAGAACGGCTTGAACGTGGTCCTGCTCGAGCGCATGGACCACGTGGTGGGCCGCGGCGGCTCCATCTACGCCATGAACTCGAAGCTGACGAAGGAGAAGGGTTACGAGTGCTCGGTGGAGGAGATCGCCCAGCGCTACAAGCGCATGATGGGCTACCACTCCTACCGCGTGGACGGCCGCAAGTGGATGACGCACTTCAACCGCTCGGGCGAGGCCATGGACTGGCTCATCGATCGCATGACCACGGCCAGCTCCGTGGGCGGCAGCGACCTCACCCCCGTCATGGAGCACTGGTACGAGGATCCCGAGAACATCAACGGCGAGTTCCCCGGCACGCACGAGTTCCTCGACGGCCCGAACGGCAAGGGCCCCGACGACAACCCGCAGCAGGACGTGTGCGACAACATGGCGGCGTACTGCGCGAAGGAAGGCGTGGACATCCGCTACCAGACCGAGGCGAAGCAGCTCGTCAAAGACGGCGAGAAGGTGGTGGGCGTGGTTGCGAAGACCGGCGACGGCTACGCCCGGTTCAACGCCAAGAAGGGCGTGGTCATGGCCACGGGCGACTTCGGCCAGGACAAGGAGATGCTGGAGAAGCTCATCCCCTGGGCCGCGCACCAGACCGACTTCGGCGGCATCTGGGACGGTTCCGGCCACAAGATGGCGTACTGGGCGGGTGCGGCCGTGGACAAGAACGAGACGCCCACGCCCATGATCTTCTGCTTCCAGTGGCGCTCCATCACCCGCCAGGTGCGCGCATTCCAGGGCCTCATGGTGAACTCGGACGGCCGCCGCTACACCAACGAGGACAACGTCATCTCGCACGGCGCGCTGGCCCTCACCCACGAGAAAGGACACTACGCGTACGCCATCTGGGACGACGATTACGCGAACGAGCCGCAGTGGCAGAACCACCGTTACGTGGACGGCCCCAAGGTGTTCGAGACGCCTGAGGACGTGCGCGCCTACTGGCAGACCACCATCGACGGGCCGGGCACCATCAACATGAACGGCTCGGGCGACATCGAGGTGAAGATGATCAAGGCCGACACCATCGAGAAGCTCGTGGAGGAGCTGGGCCTGCCGAAGGACGAGGCACTCAAGACCATCGAGGCCTACAACGGCTACTGCGACAAGGGCGTCGACGAGGAGTTCGGCAAGCGCAAAGAGCTGCTGCTGCCCGTCAAGAACGGCCCGTTCTACGGCATCAAGTGCACGCCCTGGTTCCTCACCACCACCGGCGGCATCCGTTGCAACGACGACATGCAGGTGATGAACGAGGACAACGAGGTCATCGAGGGCCTGTACTGCCTCGGATCCACCGTGGGCGACATGTACTGCAACTGCTACTCCACGCACTTCCCGGGTCACAACCTGGGCGGCACGTGCCTGACGTTCGGCTACGTCACCGGCCGCAAGCTGGCGGGCGCCGAATAG
- a CDS encoding TrmO family methyltransferase domain-containing protein: MEEYVIRPIGHVEAHEDGSATLRIDEPYRAGLRGLDGFGHLEVLWWSHLADADELRGLVDAGRPYVGLDYDLGIFATRSPMRPNPVSLTTVEVGAIDVEAGTVETPYLDAEDGTPLVDLKPYTPSIDRIATPRVPAWCANWPNDVETSGDFDWGAVFRF; this comes from the coding sequence ATGGAGGAGTACGTCATTCGCCCGATCGGGCATGTCGAGGCGCACGAGGATGGCAGCGCCACGTTGAGGATCGACGAGCCGTACCGCGCCGGGCTGCGCGGGTTGGACGGGTTCGGCCACCTCGAAGTGCTGTGGTGGAGCCACCTGGCGGACGCCGACGAGCTGCGCGGCCTGGTGGACGCGGGACGCCCGTACGTCGGGCTCGACTACGACCTGGGCATCTTCGCCACGCGCAGCCCGATGCGCCCCAACCCGGTGTCGCTGACCACCGTCGAAGTGGGCGCGATCGACGTCGAGGCGGGCACCGTGGAAACGCCGTACCTCGACGCCGAGGACGGCACGCCGCTGGTCGACCTCAAGCCCTACACGCCCAGCATCGATCGCATCGCGACCCCGCGCGTGCCCGCCTGGTGCGCGAACTGGCCGAACGACGTCGAAACATCCGGTGATTTCGACTGGGGCGCCGTGTTCCGGTTCTAG